A single genomic interval of Fusarium verticillioides 7600 chromosome 8, whole genome shotgun sequence harbors:
- a CDS encoding acetyltransferase: MATQEKNQAELAKASKLANVPHCEQYERMISGMLYDSLIPKLTNARLAARKAMNEYNTWFPEGDDFNIENITKRRAEMLKSFLGHVEDDEVFIEPPFRVDYGPNMSVGKRFYANFNLTVLDSAIVTIGDRVMIGPNVMISTATHETEVSSRRACIEYAYPINIGDDCWIGGGVTILPGVTIGEGCTIGAGSIVTRDIPAWSVAVGSPARVVKKVHPLEEFNESNGA; encoded by the exons ATGGCGACGCAAGAGAAGAACCAGGCCGAGTTGGCGAAGGCATCCAAGCTGGCGAACGTTCCCCACTGCGAACAATATGAGAGGATGATCTCAGGCATGCT ATACGACTCACTTATTCCCAAGCTCACAAATGCTCGTCTCGCAGCACGAAAGGCCATGAACGAATACAACACCTGGTTCCCCGAAGGCGACGACTTCAACATTGAGAACATTACAAAACGACGAGCCGAAATGCTCAAATCATTTCTCGGGCACGTAGAAGATGACGAGGTCTTTATTGAGCCACCATTCAGAGTCGACTACGGCCCCAACATGTCGGTTGGAAAGAGATTCTAcgccaacttcaacctcaccgTCTTGGATTCGGCCATTGTTACGATTGGCGATAGGGTTATGATTGGTCCAAATGTTATGATATCGACGGCGACACATGAAACGGAGGTCTCAAGCCGCAGGGCCTGCATCGAGTATGCGTATCCTATCAATATTGGGGATGACTGTTGGATTGGGGGCGGTGTTACCATTTTGCCTGGTGTGACTATTGGGGAGGGATGTACAATAGGCGCCGGGTCAATCGTGACGCGCGATATTCCTGCTTGGAGCGTTGCTGTGGGATCTCCGGCAAGGGTTGTCAAAAAGGTGCATCCGCTTGAAGAGTTCAACGAATCGAACGGCGCTTGA